AGGGTCTGGGGAACAGTGTCCGGACAAAAAGCCTCCAGACTGCGGCGAATGTCTAATAAGGCGCGATGAGTCTGGCGATATAGCAACTCACCCTTTTCGGTCAACACCACACCTTGTCCTGATCGCTTGAACAGCATCGTTGCGAGGCGGGCTTCCAACGTCTTGACCTGATGGGAAATGGCCGCCGGGGTGACAGAGAGTTCCTCTGCTGCCGCTTTAAAGCTACCCAGTCGCGCAGCCGCCTCGAAGGTGCGCAGCGCGTTAAGCGCAAGAGTCGAAAACACGCTTCGTTCCCTAGATGAATTGAATTGATGACTGTTCAATTTATCTCATTTTTCTTGATGTGTACGCAGCGATACCGTCGCAGATATTCGATCTACTCAACCTGCGGAAAACACCATGCAAGGACCTTCGCGAAAAATTCTTCAAGCCATCCTCTATGAATCAATCGCTATTGCGGTGCTGTCGCCCAGCATCTCGTTGATATACGACGAAGGTCTGGCCCATGCGGGTGCGCTGTCGTTGATGTTGTCTGTATGCGCGCTGCTGTGGAACGTGCTGTTCAACTACGTTTTTGAATGCTGGGAAGCGCGTCAGCCGCAGCGTGCTCGCACGTTGGGCAGACGGTTGCTCCACTCACTGGGTTTTGAGGGGGGTCTCGTTCTACTGTTGGTGCCACTGGTGGCATGGTGGCTGGAGATTTCTTGGTGGGCTGCACTGGTCACTGATCTGGGGCTGTTCGTGTTCTTCTTCTTTTACGCGCTGGTGTTTCAGTGGGTCTTTGATAGGGTGTTTGATGTACCAACGTCCGCGAAGGGGGAGGTTTCG
The Pseudomonas hygromyciniae genome window above contains:
- a CDS encoding PACE efflux transporter, with the protein product MQGPSRKILQAILYESIAIAVLSPSISLIYDEGLAHAGALSLMLSVCALLWNVLFNYVFECWEARQPQRARTLGRRLLHSLGFEGGLVLLLVPLVAWWLEISWWAALVTDLGLFVFFFFYALVFQWVFDRVFDVPTSAKGEVSVNQ